A single genomic interval of Microbacterium sp. zg-Y1090 harbors:
- the ligD gene encoding non-homologous end-joining DNA ligase produces MASERITLTVPGPDGDREVGLSSPNRVLWPDLGITKHELAEYLIAVSVPFLAANGDRPVSLERFPGGIDGERFFSKNPPKGVPDYVDEVMCTYNSGRRHPQVVLREAAAVVWAAQMNTVVFHPWASLAGDTDDPVELRIDLDPQPGTDFADAAAVAPALREVLAEAGLTAFLKTSGNRGIHVFCPIEPTHEFLDVRHAVIAAGRELERRMPEKVTMNWWKEERGERIFLDFNQANRDRTMAGAYSPRALPGATVSTPVSWDEIEAGVDPALFTIRSVPQRLADVGDPWADLAAKPGRIDTLLEWWQRDLQDGLGELPFPPDFPKMPGEPPRVQPSRARQPDEG; encoded by the coding sequence ATGGCATCGGAGCGCATCACCCTCACCGTCCCGGGGCCCGACGGCGACCGCGAGGTCGGGCTGTCCAGCCCCAACCGGGTGCTCTGGCCCGATCTCGGCATCACCAAGCACGAACTGGCCGAGTACCTGATCGCCGTGTCGGTCCCCTTCCTCGCCGCCAACGGCGACCGCCCGGTCTCGCTCGAGCGGTTCCCCGGCGGAATCGACGGGGAACGGTTCTTCTCCAAGAACCCGCCCAAGGGCGTCCCCGACTACGTCGACGAGGTGATGTGCACCTACAACAGCGGGCGCCGGCATCCCCAGGTCGTGCTGCGGGAGGCCGCCGCGGTGGTGTGGGCCGCGCAGATGAACACCGTCGTCTTCCACCCCTGGGCTTCGCTCGCCGGCGACACCGACGACCCGGTCGAGCTGCGCATCGACCTCGACCCGCAGCCGGGCACCGACTTCGCCGATGCCGCAGCGGTCGCCCCCGCGCTGCGCGAGGTGCTGGCCGAGGCGGGACTGACGGCGTTCCTCAAGACCAGCGGCAATCGCGGCATCCACGTGTTCTGCCCGATCGAGCCGACCCACGAGTTCCTCGATGTGCGTCACGCCGTCATCGCCGCCGGGCGCGAGCTCGAACGGCGGATGCCGGAGAAGGTCACGATGAACTGGTGGAAGGAGGAGCGGGGCGAGCGCATCTTCCTCGACTTCAACCAGGCCAACCGCGACCGCACGATGGCGGGCGCCTACAGCCCGCGCGCGCTTCCCGGTGCGACGGTGTCCACACCCGTCAGCTGGGACGAGATCGAAGCGGGCGTCGATCCGGCGTTGTTCACGATCCGCTCCGTGCCGCAGCGGCTCGCCGACGTGGGCGACCCGTGGGCGGACCTCGCAGCGAAACCGGGCCGCATCGACACTCTGCTGGAGTGGTGGCAGCGGGATCTCCAGGACGGGCTCGGCGAGCTGCCGTTCCCTCCCGACTTTCCGAAGATGCCGGGTGAGCCGCCGCGCGTGCAGCCCAGCCGGGCCCGGCAGCCCGACGAGGGCTGA
- a CDS encoding TetR/AcrR family transcriptional regulator, whose amino-acid sequence MSDTAATAPASRTAVVAVALDLFATQGFEATSVEQIAQAAGVSRSTFFRQFGGKDDVVFADHEVLLERLRAFLAEDHADPWQAVCEASIIVFQHFAADPEPARRRYAVVRGVPALRDREIVTVFRYERLFDEYLRATIPDLDPLDAVGFAALVTAVHNHVLRQLLRGTRRVPASVLRAALNDVLARFGVAPTAEPADDDVVVAVFPKRMPAAEVARRVRASLEG is encoded by the coding sequence ATGAGTGACACCGCTGCGACCGCGCCCGCCTCGCGCACCGCCGTGGTGGCGGTGGCGCTGGACCTCTTCGCCACGCAGGGGTTCGAGGCGACCTCGGTGGAGCAGATCGCCCAGGCGGCCGGGGTGTCGCGGTCGACGTTCTTCCGCCAGTTCGGCGGCAAGGACGACGTGGTCTTCGCCGACCACGAGGTGCTGCTCGAGCGGCTGCGCGCGTTCCTCGCCGAGGATCATGCCGATCCGTGGCAGGCGGTCTGCGAGGCGTCGATCATCGTGTTCCAGCACTTCGCCGCCGATCCCGAGCCCGCGCGCCGGCGCTACGCCGTGGTGCGGGGCGTGCCGGCGCTGCGCGACCGCGAGATCGTGACGGTGTTCCGCTACGAGCGGCTCTTCGACGAGTACCTGCGCGCGACCATCCCCGACCTCGATCCCCTCGACGCCGTCGGATTCGCGGCACTCGTGACGGCCGTGCACAACCACGTGCTGCGCCAGCTGCTGCGCGGAACCAGGCGGGTGCCGGCATCCGTGCTGCGCGCGGCGCTCAACGACGTGCTGGCCCGGTTCGGCGTCGCCCCGACAGCGGAACCGGCGGACGACGACGTCGTGGTGGCGGTGTTCCCCAAGCGCATGCCCGCAGCCGAGGTCGCCCGGCGCGTGCGCGCCTCGCTCGAGGGCTGA
- a CDS encoding SseB family protein, whose protein sequence is MALFSRRDKNPATDGDAPAAPAASAQAATSEPDAAAPVEAVPQVNISMSTFGKAARPAPEPLPEGARRTLRGPAEAPARTETVPGLPDNMLVRAAVAAMPEQPQPVDIIALLRQLLQGHLYVRVRGDAKAQLAEGKELTMAVSALGDDRYLLAFTGGDALQDSVSSDGDAQTSAMGQPSGAVLRNVVSGPYAGIIIDHASPGRRAVLPKALIEKALSDADPAFTLKNLLAAERTEATAAAVGEALARTRVWVAAGEVPGAEKRMGVSEVRAADGSRRLEVFSHPLEVAVLGRNDRAVPLSPEQLGKAIAADEGLTGVVVDPGGPWIMLDRPALAPVIALAG, encoded by the coding sequence ATGGCTCTGTTCTCACGACGCGACAAGAACCCTGCGACCGACGGCGACGCACCGGCGGCCCCGGCTGCTTCCGCGCAGGCTGCCACGTCCGAGCCGGATGCCGCCGCGCCGGTCGAGGCCGTGCCGCAGGTGAACATCTCGATGTCCACCTTCGGAAAGGCGGCCAGGCCGGCCCCCGAGCCCCTGCCCGAGGGCGCGCGACGCACCCTGCGCGGGCCCGCCGAGGCGCCCGCGCGCACCGAGACGGTGCCCGGCCTTCCCGACAACATGCTGGTGCGCGCGGCGGTCGCGGCCATGCCCGAGCAGCCCCAGCCTGTCGACATCATCGCCCTGCTGCGCCAGCTGCTGCAGGGGCACCTCTATGTGCGGGTCCGCGGCGATGCGAAAGCGCAGCTCGCTGAGGGCAAGGAACTCACGATGGCCGTCTCGGCCCTGGGCGACGACCGGTACCTGCTCGCGTTCACGGGCGGCGACGCGCTGCAGGACAGCGTCAGCTCCGACGGCGACGCGCAGACCTCCGCGATGGGCCAGCCGTCGGGGGCGGTCCTGCGTAACGTCGTGTCCGGTCCGTACGCCGGCATCATCATCGACCACGCGTCGCCCGGCCGTCGCGCCGTGCTGCCGAAGGCCCTGATCGAGAAGGCGCTCTCTGACGCCGACCCCGCGTTCACCCTCAAGAACCTTCTCGCCGCCGAGCGCACGGAGGCCACGGCAGCGGCGGTGGGTGAGGCCCTCGCACGCACCCGCGTGTGGGTGGCAGCCGGCGAGGTCCCGGGCGCGGAGAAGCGCATGGGCGTCTCGGAGGTGCGCGCCGCCGACGGCAGCCGCCGTCTGGAGGTCTTCTCGCACCCCCTCGAGGTCGCGGTGCTCGGGCGCAACGACCGTGCGGTGCCCCTTTCGCCCGAGCAGCTCGGCAAGGCGATCGCCGCCGACGAAGGGCTGACCGGCGTCGTGGTCGACCCGGGCGGCCCCTGGATCATGCTCGACCGTCCGGCGTTGGCGCCGGTGATCGCCCTCGCCGGCTGA
- a CDS encoding ATP-dependent DNA ligase, giving the protein MYDIPAPMLAKAVAEIPDRPGLSFEPKWDGFRALVAWDGTDVEIGSRGAKPLTRYFPELVAAFARLLPEPCLVDGEIVVAVGPPGAQHLDWPALSQRIHPAASRVALLSTETPAMFIAFDLLARGDRDLQAEPFAERRSQLEDLLGGVPDPVHVTRTTADAAQARRWLAEFEGAGLDGVVAKPLDLPYAPGKRTMLKIKHARTADVIALGYRIHKSGEGVGSLLVGLYDDSGRLRNVGGVAAFSNARRLELVDELAPLVETDADGAAVTGATDRSRFSAAKDTSFVRLRPERVLEVRYDQLEGDRFRHTVQFERWRPDRDPQSCTYDQLETVGAYDLADVLQ; this is encoded by the coding sequence ATGTACGACATCCCCGCGCCGATGCTGGCCAAGGCCGTCGCCGAGATCCCCGACCGTCCGGGCCTGAGCTTCGAGCCCAAATGGGATGGATTCCGCGCGCTCGTCGCGTGGGACGGCACCGACGTCGAGATCGGGTCGCGCGGCGCCAAGCCGCTCACCCGCTACTTTCCCGAGCTCGTCGCCGCTTTCGCGCGCCTGCTGCCGGAACCCTGCCTCGTCGACGGCGAGATCGTGGTGGCGGTGGGGCCGCCGGGGGCGCAGCACCTGGACTGGCCGGCACTGTCGCAGCGGATCCACCCCGCGGCATCCCGTGTGGCGCTGCTGTCGACCGAGACCCCGGCGATGTTCATCGCGTTCGACCTGCTGGCCCGCGGCGACCGCGACCTGCAGGCCGAGCCGTTCGCTGAGCGCCGCTCCCAGCTCGAAGACCTGCTGGGAGGGGTGCCCGATCCGGTGCACGTCACCCGGACGACGGCGGATGCCGCACAGGCGCGGCGCTGGCTGGCCGAGTTCGAGGGCGCAGGCCTCGACGGCGTGGTCGCCAAGCCACTCGACCTGCCCTACGCTCCCGGCAAGCGCACGATGCTCAAGATCAAGCACGCCCGCACCGCCGACGTGATCGCCCTCGGATACCGCATCCACAAGAGCGGCGAGGGCGTCGGGTCGCTGCTCGTGGGGCTGTATGACGACAGCGGCCGGCTGCGCAACGTCGGCGGCGTCGCCGCGTTCAGCAACGCGCGCCGGCTGGAGCTCGTCGACGAGCTGGCGCCGCTGGTCGAGACCGACGCCGACGGGGCTGCGGTCACGGGCGCGACGGATCGCTCGCGCTTCTCCGCCGCGAAGGACACGTCGTTCGTGCGGCTGCGCCCCGAGCGCGTGCTCGAGGTGCGCTACGACCAGCTGGAGGGCGACCGGTTCCGCCACACCGTGCAATTCGAGCGCTGGCGTCCCGACCGCGACCCGCAGTCATGCACCTACGACCAGCTCGAGACCGTCGGCGCCTACGACCTCGCCGACGTGCTGCAGTGA
- a CDS encoding FAD-dependent oxidoreductase codes for MDPLWKQQQTPAVPSAPYEPGAHRDVVIVGAGLTGLCTGVLLALDGFDVAVVEAGDVAARASGSNTGKVSLLQGSTLSTIRAHHPASLVKAYVEANRAGQEWLLAFADAAGVDRTVHTAYSYAQHADQAGTVHDEHDVAREAGLPARIALHSETDDLPFPIARAVALDGQTALDPDTLTRALAAAFVAAGGRLHTGVRVTGLSMPPRPVLRTSAGEMTAEHVVLATGIPIVDRGLTFAKVSGHRSYCVSFRTPGDVPTGLFLSVDGPTRSLRPVAQDGANLIVGGNGHPVGRALSERALVDDLIVWTQRHFPGAEPTHRWSAQDYTSHNLIPFVGALPRGFGRVRFATGYAKWGLTNAPWAALRLAAEIRGQAREELPQWMRQIGTRLTMPGDIGRGLIENAKIAGAAARGWFEAERQPVPVPRPAEGEGVVAQRGGRPVAVSTVGGRTRAVSAVCSHLGGVVAWNDAECTWDCPLHASRFAPDGTRIEGPACRDLPTLPRRADG; via the coding sequence ATGGACCCCCTGTGGAAGCAGCAGCAGACACCCGCCGTCCCCTCAGCGCCCTACGAGCCGGGTGCGCACCGTGATGTCGTCATCGTGGGCGCCGGCCTGACGGGTCTCTGCACCGGGGTGCTGCTCGCACTCGACGGCTTCGACGTCGCCGTGGTGGAGGCCGGCGACGTCGCCGCGCGCGCGAGCGGATCCAACACGGGCAAGGTGTCGCTGCTGCAGGGCAGCACGCTCTCGACCATCCGTGCGCACCATCCGGCGTCGCTGGTGAAGGCCTACGTCGAGGCGAACCGGGCGGGGCAGGAGTGGCTGCTGGCCTTCGCGGATGCCGCCGGCGTCGACCGCACCGTGCACACCGCCTACTCCTACGCGCAGCACGCCGATCAGGCCGGCACCGTGCACGACGAGCACGACGTCGCGCGCGAGGCGGGACTGCCGGCGCGCATCGCCCTCCACTCCGAGACCGACGACCTGCCGTTCCCCATCGCGCGCGCGGTGGCGCTGGACGGGCAGACGGCGCTGGACCCCGACACCCTCACGCGCGCGCTCGCCGCCGCGTTCGTCGCCGCCGGCGGGCGCCTGCACACCGGCGTGCGCGTCACGGGGCTGTCGATGCCCCCGCGCCCGGTGCTGCGCACCTCGGCGGGGGAGATGACCGCCGAGCACGTCGTGCTGGCCACCGGCATCCCGATCGTCGACCGTGGCCTCACCTTCGCGAAGGTCAGCGGGCACCGCTCGTACTGCGTCTCCTTCCGCACGCCCGGCGACGTGCCGACGGGCCTGTTCCTCTCCGTCGACGGCCCCACCCGCTCGCTGCGGCCCGTGGCACAGGACGGGGCGAACCTCATCGTCGGCGGCAACGGACACCCCGTGGGGCGCGCGCTGTCGGAGCGCGCCCTCGTGGACGACCTCATCGTCTGGACGCAGCGACACTTCCCGGGTGCCGAGCCCACGCACCGGTGGTCGGCGCAGGACTACACCTCGCACAACCTCATCCCCTTCGTCGGCGCGCTGCCGCGCGGCTTCGGCAGGGTGCGCTTCGCCACCGGCTACGCCAAATGGGGGCTCACCAACGCGCCGTGGGCGGCGTTGCGGCTGGCGGCCGAGATCCGCGGGCAGGCCCGTGAGGAGCTGCCGCAGTGGATGAGGCAGATCGGCACGCGACTGACCATGCCGGGGGACATCGGCCGCGGACTGATCGAGAACGCGAAGATCGCCGGTGCCGCTGCCCGCGGATGGTTCGAGGCCGAGCGACAGCCCGTGCCCGTTCCCCGCCCCGCCGAGGGCGAGGGGGTCGTCGCCCAGCGCGGCGGCCGGCCGGTGGCGGTGTCGACCGTCGGCGGGCGGACCCGCGCGGTCAGCGCCGTCTGCAGTCATCTGGGCGGCGTCGTGGCGTGGAACGACGCCGAATGCACGTGGGACTGCCCGCTGCACGCATCGCGGTTCGCCCCCGACGGCACCCGCATCGAGGGCCCCGCCTGTCGGGACCTGCCGACGCTTCCGCGTCGCGCCGACGGCTGA
- a CDS encoding aspartate:alanine exchanger family transporter translates to MRPVFEFLAAYPVLTAFLLVGLGSALGRVRVAGVSLGAIGVLFGAMGLTAWGVANGVTIELPALIGDIGLVVFAFCVGLMAGPGFGHALRTAYPLLLVVTGFLVLAAGTAFLLGGAMGVSAPTIAGTFAGAVTNTPALAATGGSPEATVGYASAYVFGVIAPMLAVGLALRHRADDTDEPVALVDKAVRIDTMARPTAGAVSTRYGGRITFSRLRPKGGGEMATVGPETELPPGGVVNVIGPQDAVEAVAAELGHASSLDIVQDRTHLEYRRMILSNPQLAGRPIASLGLRERFGATIPRVRRGDVDIVATGTLVLQQGDRLQVVGPREAMPRLTELIGDSERGISDINPMALALGIAAGLGLGLISVPLPGGGTFALGAAAGTLIVGLIFGRIRRIGPIVTTLPATASSVLSELGLLIFLAYAGTKAGSLVISAITSGEILQLLLLGFVITTISVVGTYVVARHLMHTGGTRLAGVMAGTLTNPAILAFANMRTGYDTRVALAYTLVYPAAMVVKILLAQVLVAL, encoded by the coding sequence ATGCGCCCGGTCTTCGAGTTCCTCGCCGCGTACCCGGTGCTCACCGCATTCCTCCTCGTCGGGCTGGGGTCGGCGCTGGGACGGGTGCGGGTCGCGGGCGTCTCGCTGGGCGCCATCGGCGTGCTGTTCGGCGCGATGGGACTCACCGCCTGGGGCGTCGCGAACGGCGTCACGATCGAGCTTCCCGCCCTCATCGGCGACATCGGGCTGGTGGTGTTCGCCTTCTGCGTGGGCCTCATGGCCGGTCCGGGTTTCGGCCACGCCCTGCGCACCGCCTACCCGCTGCTGCTGGTGGTCACCGGCTTTCTCGTGCTCGCCGCGGGGACGGCGTTCCTGCTCGGCGGGGCGATGGGGGTCTCCGCCCCCACGATCGCCGGCACCTTCGCCGGCGCGGTCACCAACACCCCTGCCCTCGCGGCGACGGGAGGAAGCCCCGAGGCGACCGTCGGCTACGCCAGCGCCTACGTGTTCGGGGTGATCGCGCCGATGCTCGCGGTGGGACTGGCGTTGCGCCACCGCGCCGACGACACCGACGAGCCGGTGGCGCTCGTCGACAAGGCCGTGCGCATCGACACCATGGCGCGACCCACCGCCGGCGCGGTCAGCACGCGCTACGGCGGCCGCATCACCTTCTCGCGACTGCGGCCGAAGGGCGGGGGCGAGATGGCCACCGTCGGCCCCGAGACCGAGCTGCCGCCCGGGGGAGTGGTCAACGTCATCGGCCCGCAGGATGCCGTCGAGGCGGTGGCGGCCGAGCTCGGCCATGCGTCGTCGCTGGACATCGTGCAGGACCGCACCCACCTCGAGTACCGCCGCATGATCCTGTCGAACCCGCAGCTGGCCGGCCGCCCGATCGCGAGCCTCGGGCTGCGTGAGCGATTCGGGGCCACCATCCCGCGCGTGCGCCGCGGCGACGTCGACATCGTCGCGACCGGCACCTTGGTGCTGCAGCAGGGTGATCGGCTGCAGGTGGTGGGCCCGCGCGAGGCCATGCCCCGCCTGACCGAGCTGATCGGCGACTCGGAACGCGGCATCAGCGACATCAACCCGATGGCGCTGGCCCTGGGTATCGCCGCAGGGCTCGGGCTCGGCCTCATCTCCGTCCCGTTGCCCGGCGGCGGCACCTTCGCGCTCGGTGCGGCCGCGGGCACGCTCATCGTCGGGCTGATCTTCGGTCGCATCCGCCGGATCGGACCGATCGTGACGACTCTGCCCGCGACGGCATCCAGTGTGCTGTCGGAGCTGGGGCTGCTGATCTTCCTCGCCTACGCCGGGACGAAGGCCGGGTCTCTGGTCATCTCGGCGATCACGTCCGGGGAGATCCTGCAGCTGCTGCTGCTGGGCTTCGTCATCACGACGATCAGCGTCGTCGGCACCTACGTCGTCGCGCGCCACCTCATGCACACCGGCGGCACCCGCCTGGCCGGGGTCATGGCGGGCACGCTCACCAACCCCGCGATCCTGGCGTTCGCGAACATGCGCACCGGCTACGACACCCGCGTGGCGCTGGCGTACACCCTGGTGTACCCCGCCGCGATGGTGGTGAAGATCCTGCTGGCGCAGGTGCTCGTCGCCCTCTGA
- a CDS encoding AI-2E family transporter, with protein MGLFTRAPRSITVDAPLRLDSESPVQLAADRAPWSLWADGMGKLATRALQLIFVVIVAAAIVLGIQQVTVVTIPLVIALILASAFAPVMGWMRRRGVPAVLATVTTLLAIVVILSAVGWLIVWAVRDQWDELYSKAQDGFTQAVAWFGTLDLPIDQAQVDEWVGSVTDFLTSAQFGSGALAGVGAVANFVTGFVLLVVMLFFFLKDGPQMWAFLLRPFRGENYARAVRIGDKTVTTLGSYVRGTATVAAVDAIGILIGLLILQVPLAIPLATLVFLLAFIPIVGATVAGILAALVALVANGWVVALVVVGLVVLVNQLEGNFLQPVLMGRSLKLHAFVVLVALTVGTVLAGILGAVLAVPITAVVWGAILVWDGESTPARWARPKPGEETAGSTERWRLRKRKRDAARSQRGEQPVVQAAP; from the coding sequence ATGGGATTGTTCACACGCGCGCCCCGGTCGATCACCGTCGACGCCCCGCTGCGGCTCGACAGCGAGTCGCCCGTCCAGCTGGCCGCCGACCGCGCGCCGTGGAGCCTCTGGGCCGACGGCATGGGAAAGCTCGCCACCCGCGCCCTGCAGCTGATCTTCGTCGTCATCGTGGCCGCCGCGATCGTGCTGGGCATCCAGCAGGTCACCGTGGTGACGATCCCCCTCGTGATCGCGCTCATCCTCGCCTCGGCATTCGCCCCTGTGATGGGGTGGATGCGGCGGCGCGGGGTCCCCGCGGTGCTCGCCACCGTCACCACGCTGCTGGCGATCGTCGTGATCCTGAGTGCCGTCGGCTGGCTCATCGTCTGGGCCGTGCGCGACCAGTGGGACGAGTTGTACAGCAAAGCCCAGGACGGCTTCACCCAGGCGGTGGCCTGGTTCGGAACCCTCGACCTCCCCATCGACCAGGCACAGGTCGACGAGTGGGTGGGCAGTGTCACCGACTTCCTCACCAGCGCGCAGTTCGGCTCGGGGGCACTGGCCGGCGTCGGCGCCGTGGCCAATTTCGTCACCGGCTTCGTGCTGCTGGTGGTCATGCTCTTCTTCTTCCTCAAGGACGGCCCGCAGATGTGGGCGTTCCTGCTGCGCCCGTTCCGTGGCGAGAACTACGCCCGCGCGGTGCGCATCGGCGACAAGACGGTCACGACCCTGGGCTCCTACGTCCGCGGCACGGCCACGGTCGCCGCGGTGGATGCCATCGGCATCCTCATCGGCCTGCTGATCCTGCAGGTGCCGCTGGCGATCCCGCTGGCGACCCTGGTGTTCCTGCTCGCCTTCATCCCGATCGTGGGTGCGACCGTCGCGGGCATCCTCGCGGCCCTCGTGGCCCTCGTGGCCAACGGCTGGGTCGTCGCCCTCGTCGTGGTGGGCCTCGTGGTGCTCGTCAACCAGCTGGAGGGCAACTTCCTGCAGCCCGTGCTCATGGGCCGGTCGCTGAAGCTGCACGCGTTCGTCGTGCTGGTCGCGTTGACCGTCGGCACCGTGCTGGCCGGCATCCTCGGTGCGGTGCTGGCGGTGCCGATCACCGCCGTGGTCTGGGGCGCGATCCTGGTGTGGGACGGGGAGAGCACCCCCGCCCGCTGGGCACGACCCAAGCCGGGCGAAGAGACCGCCGGGTCGACGGAGCGCTGGCGACTGCGCAAGCGCAAGCGGGACGCCGCGCGATCCCAGCGCGGCGAGCAGCCCGTCGTGCAGGCGGCGCCCTAG
- a CDS encoding acyltransferase family protein, whose translation MSVTIPSAVVPKRRTAAEQGNLRADIQALRALAVGAVLLYHLWPNRLQGGFVGVDVFFVISGFLITSHLLREASRTGTIRVARFWARRAVRLLPASLTVLLATAVAVVVLVPDLHWRQFLREIIASVLYIENWGLAWDSVDYLAMDNAASPTQHFWTLSVEEQFYFVLPLLLLVAVAAARRRRRAVQIAMAVVVAVAVVASFAYSVFLVAYSPSIAYFSSFTRAWEFGAGALLAFVAVEAPRWMRVALSVAGVAMIGAATLLYTADTPFPGIAAALPVAGTLLVLWAGARSPIGRVGRWRPVALLGHVSYAVYLWHWPLIVLLPFATGRPLSALDKVSIAIAALALAWLSTRFIEEPVRFSPQLLGGRRPRTVALWSALGMTLVVAVAGAALVSVDQRDKARADLLTSYESDPPECFGAAAVDPVLAPCEDSRLAGLVVPDPSVAVSDDANLPECWGSDDTGAAKICTIHEPEAPMMRVLAVGDSHNNTLIGAYGAIAERQGWQMQVAGAGGCYLTAAEPRPVAEASRRACRLWRASIMERIQGDPPDLLVVTNTGSVAVTPSEGETVDEATVRGLVEAWSALPDIPIVAIRDNPGMTPETAACVAQNLANAATACARPRADALARTDGNAEAAALVPNAELVDLTEFYCDENVCPPVIGNVLVYRDAHHVTATWARTLVPYLEQGILRALAD comes from the coding sequence GTGAGCGTGACGATTCCGTCGGCCGTCGTCCCGAAGCGACGGACCGCCGCAGAGCAGGGGAATCTGCGCGCCGACATCCAGGCGCTGCGCGCCCTGGCGGTCGGCGCGGTGCTGCTGTACCACCTGTGGCCCAATCGGCTGCAGGGCGGGTTCGTCGGCGTCGACGTCTTCTTCGTCATCAGCGGCTTCCTCATCACCTCGCACCTGCTCCGCGAGGCGTCCCGCACGGGCACGATCCGCGTCGCCCGCTTTTGGGCGCGACGGGCTGTCCGGCTGCTGCCCGCTTCGCTGACGGTGCTCCTCGCGACTGCCGTCGCAGTGGTGGTGCTCGTGCCGGACCTGCACTGGCGGCAGTTCCTGCGGGAGATCATCGCCTCCGTCCTGTACATCGAGAACTGGGGCCTGGCGTGGGATTCGGTCGACTACCTCGCGATGGACAACGCGGCGTCGCCCACTCAGCACTTCTGGACCCTGTCGGTCGAGGAGCAGTTCTATTTCGTCCTGCCGCTGCTGTTGCTCGTCGCTGTTGCCGCTGCCCGGCGCCGCCGCCGCGCGGTGCAGATCGCTATGGCTGTTGTCGTCGCGGTCGCTGTCGTCGCGTCTTTCGCCTACTCTGTGTTCTTGGTCGCCTACTCCCCTTCGATCGCATACTTCTCTTCGTTCACGCGAGCGTGGGAGTTCGGCGCGGGTGCGCTGCTCGCGTTCGTCGCCGTCGAGGCGCCGAGGTGGATGAGGGTGGCCCTGTCCGTGGCCGGCGTCGCCATGATCGGCGCCGCGACGCTGCTCTACACCGCTGACACGCCGTTCCCGGGAATCGCGGCCGCGCTGCCGGTCGCCGGGACGCTGCTCGTGCTGTGGGCGGGCGCCCGGTCTCCGATAGGGCGAGTCGGCCGGTGGCGCCCCGTCGCACTGCTGGGGCATGTCTCCTACGCGGTGTACCTCTGGCACTGGCCGCTCATCGTCCTGCTCCCCTTCGCGACGGGCAGGCCGCTGTCGGCGCTGGACAAGGTGAGCATCGCGATCGCGGCGCTCGCGCTCGCGTGGCTGTCGACCCGGTTCATCGAGGAGCCCGTGCGCTTCTCGCCACAGCTGCTCGGCGGCCGTCGCCCGCGCACGGTCGCCCTGTGGAGCGCACTGGGCATGACCCTGGTGGTCGCTGTGGCCGGGGCAGCACTCGTCAGCGTCGACCAGCGTGACAAGGCTCGAGCTGACCTGCTGACCTCCTACGAGTCCGATCCGCCTGAGTGCTTCGGCGCCGCCGCGGTCGACCCCGTGCTGGCGCCCTGCGAGGACTCACGACTCGCCGGCCTCGTGGTGCCCGATCCTTCGGTGGCGGTCAGCGATGACGCCAACCTGCCGGAGTGCTGGGGATCGGACGACACCGGTGCCGCGAAGATCTGCACCATCCACGAGCCGGAGGCTCCCATGATGCGAGTGCTGGCCGTAGGCGACTCGCACAACAACACGCTCATCGGCGCCTATGGTGCGATCGCGGAGCGGCAGGGTTGGCAAATGCAAGTCGCCGGGGCGGGTGGCTGTTACCTCACCGCCGCAGAACCGCGTCCTGTTGCGGAGGCGAGCCGCCGCGCTTGCAGGCTGTGGCGAGCCTCCATCATGGAGCGGATCCAGGGCGACCCGCCTGACCTTCTCGTGGTCACGAATACCGGATCGGTTGCGGTGACCCCCTCGGAAGGCGAGACGGTGGATGAAGCGACCGTCCGCGGGCTGGTGGAAGCCTGGAGCGCACTCCCGGATATTCCTATCGTTGCGATCCGGGACAACCCCGGTATGACTCCCGAGACAGCAGCGTGCGTCGCGCAGAACCTGGCGAATGCGGCGACCGCGTGTGCCCGGCCTCGGGCGGACGCACTCGCGCGGACAGACGGGAATGCGGAGGCGGCCGCGCTGGTGCCCAACGCCGAGCTCGTCGACCTGACGGAGTTCTACTGCGACGAGAACGTGTGCCCGCCGGTCATCGGGAATGTGCTGGTGTACCGTGACGCGCACCACGTCACGGCGACCTGGGCACGCACGCTGGTTCCGTACCTCGAGCAGGGCATCCTCCGCGCCCTCGCGGACTGA